A genomic window from Bacteroidia bacterium includes:
- a CDS encoding HNH endonuclease: MKQCIWCLSTEEKVTFKKKAHTIPQTLGGTKICSNVCDECNLFFGSHSNKLPPIETVIKETFNISRARLLEARNEIGKNKTLPKFSSIYFNLDLKKGSFSLKASYRNRKNFQEGISRQLKKGLYKIFLEETERQKRNGLDSQFDFIREFCRYDLGDYPIFYFERNYGIIIMADSWAIEPVLIMEEEMQFKYLVREPSFFEFELLGHVFGIATSRHWELVIDNYIKKTSEAKSKHFKRFRQITNFSDIDLALSIIK, encoded by the coding sequence ATGAAGCAATGTATTTGGTGTTTAAGCACAGAAGAAAAAGTAACTTTTAAAAAAAAGGCTCATACAATTCCGCAAACACTTGGAGGTACAAAAATATGTTCGAATGTTTGTGATGAATGTAATTTATTTTTTGGTAGCCATAGTAACAAACTACCTCCAATCGAAACCGTTATTAAGGAAACTTTTAATATCTCACGAGCAAGGTTGTTGGAAGCACGAAATGAAATTGGTAAAAACAAGACACTGCCAAAATTTTCCTCAATTTATTTTAACTTGGATTTAAAAAAGGGGAGTTTTAGCCTCAAAGCTAGTTATCGCAATCGTAAAAATTTTCAAGAAGGAATTTCAAGGCAACTAAAAAAGGGCCTATACAAGATATTTCTTGAAGAAACTGAGCGTCAAAAACGAAATGGCTTAGACTCACAATTTGATTTTATAAGAGAATTTTGTCGTTATGATCTTGGAGACTATCCCATTTTTTATTTTGAAAGAAATTATGGAATTATTATAATGGCAGATTCTTGGGCAATAGAGCCTGTCTTGATTATGGAAGAAGAAATGCAGTTCAAATATTTGGTACGTGAACCAAGTTTTTTCGAGTTCGAATTATTAGGTCATGTTTTTGGCATTGCTACATCTAGACATTGGGAGCTTGTAATCGACAATTATATTAAAAAGACGAGCGAGGCTAAATCAAAACATTTTAAAAGATTTAGGCAAATCACAAATTTTAGTGACATAGACTTAGCATTATCTATAATTAAATGA
- the uvrA gene encoding excinuclease ABC subunit UvrA, whose translation MKTTEIAEELVPIIGKEDEYLEVTGAREHNLKNINVTIPRNKLVVITGLSGSGKSSLAFDTIYAEGQRRYIESFSVYARQFLGSMERPDVDKISGLSPVISIEQKTVNKNPRSTVGTITEIYDFLRLLFARTGEAFSYVTGEKMVRYSDEQILNLILEKFSGKIIFLLAPIVKGRKGHYRELFEHIRKMGFLRARVDGKIIELSGKTQLDRYKVHDIEMVIDKIEVNDDARQRISESLQMAMKQGKGVIMVMDEKTETANHFSRYLMCPTSGISYDEPAPNLFSFNSPYGACPKCSGLGEVSQINTLKIIPNLKLSIKKGGIVAIGEYKNSWMFRQLEAIGDKYHFTLDTPIGDISEEALNVILFGSDEIFKVKTAYDSAATNYSLNFEGIANFIERQKNEQLSHSIDKWAQGFMNKIVCPKCLGTRLKQEALFFKIGGKNISDLANMDLGELKKYFSEVENQMGKKEQVIAKEVIKEIRTRIDFILDVGLDYLSLNRSSKTLSGGEAQRIRLATQIGSQLVGVLYILDEPSIGLHQRDNAKLITALENLRDIGNSVIVVEHDKEMILAADYVVDVGPLAGVHGGEIVAAGTPTEILKSNSLTSQYLNNRKQIRIPEKRREGNGEKIILKEASGNNLKNVSVEFPLGKLICVTGVSGSGKSTLINETLYPILSKYFYNSEKNPLPYKSIKGLEHIDKIIEIDQAPIGRTPRSNPATYTAVFTDIRNLFAEMPESKIRGYKPGRFSFNVKGGRCETCQGGGMRTIEMNFLPDVYVNCETCNGKRYNRETLEIRYRGKSISDVLNMTIDNAVDFFENIPSIIQKIKTLKDVGLGYITLGQQSTTLSGGEAQRVKLATELSKRETGKTFYILDEPTTGLHFEDIRILLEVLNKLTDAGNTVLVIEHNMDIIKTADYIIDLGLEGGRKGGEIICYGVPEEIIENKKSYTAAYLKKELRPKSSLKN comes from the coding sequence ATGAAGACAACAGAAATAGCAGAGGAATTGGTTCCGATTATCGGGAAAGAAGATGAGTATTTAGAGGTTACGGGCGCACGCGAACACAATCTCAAAAATATAAATGTTACTATTCCGCGCAATAAATTGGTGGTCATTACCGGTTTAAGTGGCAGCGGAAAATCTTCGCTTGCTTTTGATACCATTTATGCGGAAGGACAAAGACGTTACATCGAAAGCTTTTCGGTGTATGCGCGCCAGTTTCTGGGAAGTATGGAACGCCCTGATGTGGACAAAATCAGCGGTTTAAGTCCTGTTATTTCTATCGAACAAAAAACGGTAAATAAAAACCCGCGCTCTACAGTGGGTACTATTACTGAGATTTACGATTTTTTGCGCTTGCTTTTTGCGCGTACCGGCGAAGCTTTTTCGTACGTTACCGGAGAAAAAATGGTGCGTTATTCCGACGAACAAATTTTAAATTTAATTTTAGAAAAGTTCTCCGGAAAAATAATTTTTCTGTTGGCTCCCATTGTGAAAGGTAGAAAAGGTCATTACCGCGAATTGTTTGAACACATTCGTAAAATGGGCTTTTTGCGTGCGCGTGTGGATGGAAAAATAATCGAGTTGAGTGGCAAAACGCAGTTAGATCGCTACAAAGTACACGACATCGAAATGGTGATTGATAAAATTGAAGTGAATGACGATGCGCGCCAACGTATTTCTGAATCTTTGCAAATGGCAATGAAACAAGGCAAAGGCGTGATTATGGTGATGGACGAAAAAACAGAAACTGCGAATCATTTCAGTCGTTATTTAATGTGCCCAACCTCCGGAATTTCTTACGACGAGCCGGCTCCGAATCTTTTCTCTTTTAATTCGCCGTATGGCGCTTGCCCTAAATGCAGCGGTTTGGGTGAAGTTTCGCAAATCAATACATTAAAAATAATTCCAAATCTGAAGCTGAGTATCAAGAAAGGCGGTATTGTTGCCATCGGAGAATATAAAAATTCGTGGATGTTTCGTCAGTTGGAAGCCATTGGCGATAAATATCATTTCACTTTGGATACGCCTATTGGCGATATTTCTGAAGAAGCATTGAACGTGATTTTATTTGGTTCGGATGAAATTTTTAAAGTGAAAACAGCTTACGACAGCGCCGCGACAAACTATTCTTTGAATTTTGAAGGCATCGCTAATTTTATTGAACGCCAAAAAAATGAACAATTATCGCATTCCATTGATAAATGGGCGCAAGGTTTTATGAATAAAATTGTTTGCCCGAAATGTTTAGGAACGCGCTTGAAACAAGAAGCTTTGTTTTTTAAAATCGGCGGAAAAAATATTTCTGATTTGGCGAACATGGATTTGGGCGAGTTGAAAAAATATTTTTCTGAAGTCGAAAATCAGATGGGTAAAAAAGAACAAGTCATTGCGAAAGAAGTCATCAAAGAAATTCGTACGCGTATTGATTTTATTTTAGATGTTGGTTTGGATTATTTAAGTTTAAACAGAAGTTCTAAAACCCTTTCGGGCGGAGAGGCGCAGCGCATTCGCTTGGCTACGCAAATTGGTTCGCAATTGGTTGGCGTGTTGTATATTTTGGATGAACCGAGTATTGGTTTGCATCAGCGTGACAACGCAAAATTAATTACTGCATTGGAAAATTTGCGTGATATTGGAAACTCTGTAATTGTGGTGGAACACGACAAAGAAATGATTTTGGCAGCCGATTACGTGGTGGATGTCGGTCCGTTGGCTGGTGTTCACGGCGGAGAAATTGTAGCAGCTGGCACTCCGACAGAAATTTTAAAATCGAATTCGCTTACATCTCAATACCTGAATAATAGAAAACAAATAAGAATTCCGGAAAAGAGAAGAGAAGGAAACGGTGAGAAAATAATTTTGAAAGAGGCTTCCGGAAACAATTTAAAAAATGTGAGCGTGGAATTTCCTTTGGGAAAATTAATTTGCGTAACAGGCGTATCGGGCAGCGGAAAATCAACATTGATAAACGAAACATTGTATCCGATTCTCAGTAAATATTTTTATAATTCAGAAAAAAATCCTCTGCCTTACAAGTCTATCAAGGGATTGGAACACATTGATAAAATTATTGAAATAGATCAAGCTCCAATTGGCAGAACGCCACGTTCGAATCCGGCTACGTACACAGCCGTTTTCACGGATATCAGAAATCTTTTTGCAGAAATGCCGGAATCGAAAATACGCGGATATAAACCCGGACGGTTTTCTTTTAACGTAAAAGGCGGAAGATGCGAAACGTGTCAGGGCGGCGGAATGCGGACGATTGAAATGAATTTTTTGCCAGATGTTTATGTGAATTGTGAAACGTGTAATGGAAAGCGTTACAATCGCGAAACGTTGGAAATTCGCTACCGCGGAAAATCCATCAGCGATGTGCTGAACATGACGATTGACAATGCCGTTGATTTTTTTGAAAATATTCCGTCCATCATACAAAAAATAAAAACGCTGAAAGATGTTGGATTGGGTTATATAACACTGGGGCAACAATCTACCACACTTTCTGGCGGCGAGGCGCAACGCGTGAAATTGGCAACGGAACTTTCGAAAAGAGAAACTGGAAAAACATTTTATATTTTAGATGAACCTACTACCGGTTTGCATTTCGAAGACATTCGAATTCTTTTGGAAGTATTAAATAAATTAACCGATGCAGGAAATACCGTGTTGGTAATTGAGCACAATATGGATATCATTAAAACTGCAGATTATATTATTGATTTAGGTTTGGAAGGCGGACGAAAAGGCGGAGAAATTATTTGTTATGGAGTTCCTGAAGAAATTATCGAGAATAAAAAAAGCTATACGGCAGCTTATTTGAAAAAAGAATTGCGCCCAAAATCATCTTTGAAAAATTAA
- a CDS encoding TIGR00730 family Rossman fold protein, translating into MTNEEEKIRKAFDDKDWHDIKSSDSWQIFKIMAEFVSGFEKMAKIGPCVSIFGSARTKPENKYYKLAEEIAFKLTREGFGVITGGGPGIMEAANRGAKAGGGKSVGLNIVLPFEQSANTFIDRDKLINFDYFFVRKTIFLKYSQGFIVLPGGLGTMDELFEAITLIQTNKIGHFPIILVGKQYWEGMMQWIKTTVLEEKNISESDLDFFSLVDTSEEALHKINEFYSKYMLKPNF; encoded by the coding sequence ATGACAAACGAAGAAGAAAAAATCAGAAAAGCCTTTGACGATAAAGATTGGCACGATATAAAATCGTCCGACTCTTGGCAAATATTTAAAATAATGGCGGAGTTTGTGAGTGGTTTCGAGAAAATGGCGAAAATCGGTCCTTGCGTTTCTATTTTTGGTTCGGCACGTACAAAACCCGAAAATAAATATTATAAATTGGCGGAAGAAATTGCTTTCAAATTAACGCGAGAAGGTTTCGGCGTAATTACTGGCGGCGGTCCGGGAATTATGGAAGCCGCTAACAGAGGCGCAAAAGCAGGCGGCGGAAAATCCGTAGGTTTAAATATTGTATTGCCTTTTGAACAATCTGCCAATACATTTATCGACAGAGATAAGCTTATTAATTTCGATTATTTCTTTGTTCGCAAAACTATTTTTTTGAAATACTCTCAAGGATTTATTGTGTTGCCAGGAGGTTTGGGAACAATGGACGAACTTTTTGAAGCCATCACCTTAATACAAACTAATAAAATTGGACATTTTCCGATTATATTAGTTGGAAAACAATATTGGGAAGGCATGATGCAATGGATAAAAACAACCGTTTTAGAAGAAAAAAATATCAGCGAATCGGATCTTGATTTTTTCTCTTTAGTGGATACATCAGAAGAAGCGTTGCATAAAATCAACGAGTTTTATTCGAAATACATGTTGAAACCGAATTTCTAA
- a CDS encoding putative porin has protein sequence MPKGFKKIFFQSIFFLCFFANSIYASPKDSLKTHAVKQDSVRINPSKYISEIKVYNCNFFSEEGKFPAYDKDTVKLNYFISSTSDKNEIQVLENFSRIDTSLINFQRYTSFYNLGNSGTPLVNLFLPHYSDVEDGFHYDNDFMDSYRITNNSINYYNTKAPYTELYAVVGAKEEQFFKLLHTQNVNKNLNFCLNFNRVRSAGSYLNQNSNDNSLALSSCYKTTNKKYFLTSNIIYNNFQYAENGGITNDSALGNATFSNRQLVAVNLSAAKHRIIDKEFNVRQTYFFGSTTETMKSDSSFEKNFFPKSSLTHTFSIGDKSIVYQDNFPDSNFYKNAIDTKETLDSVRFYHIENELAWNTWNNNFDFTAKIKDQIIGLKQGTADSLNKHITTDSVFSNVIAGGNILFKKLFFENSFLDVSGNYDLLGNRKGDYSGKISWGIIPFVDITASIQHQTPDYIYDLYAGNNFNWKNNFQKTDCKSITIDHSYFKENGKTPFIIGVSAAQYTHFCYFDNYAQPEQYSGNITVSSAYLKKDFVYKRWTFSNDMTYQYVPDSLPLRLPKFISQNALYYSSNYKKILYFSLGVDLFYTSAYNGSAYMPATGQFYLQNTNKIGDYPYLDLFLNAKIKTVRIFVKYQHANSGLTGYNYYTAYHYPMPDNAIKFGLSWQFAN, from the coding sequence ATGCCCAAAGGGTTCAAAAAAATATTTTTTCAAAGCATCTTTTTTCTTTGTTTTTTTGCGAATTCAATTTACGCTTCTCCAAAGGATTCTCTTAAAACGCATGCCGTTAAACAAGATTCTGTTCGAATAAATCCTTCTAAATACATTTCTGAAATTAAAGTGTATAATTGCAACTTTTTTTCCGAAGAAGGAAAATTTCCAGCGTATGATAAAGATACTGTCAAGCTTAATTATTTTATCAGTAGTACTTCTGATAAAAATGAAATTCAAGTACTCGAAAATTTTTCAAGAATAGATACTTCGCTCATTAATTTTCAGCGATACACTTCTTTTTATAATTTAGGAAACAGCGGCACGCCCCTTGTTAATTTATTTTTACCACATTACTCAGATGTGGAAGACGGATTTCATTATGACAATGATTTTATGGATTCCTATCGAATTACAAATAATTCCATCAATTATTACAATACAAAAGCGCCTTACACGGAATTATATGCGGTTGTTGGCGCCAAAGAAGAACAGTTTTTTAAATTGCTGCACACACAAAATGTCAATAAGAATTTGAATTTTTGTTTGAATTTTAATCGCGTTCGTTCCGCCGGAAGTTATCTCAACCAAAACTCTAACGACAATAGTTTGGCACTTTCTTCGTGCTATAAAACCACCAATAAAAAATATTTTTTGACGAGTAATATTATCTATAATAATTTCCAATATGCTGAAAACGGTGGAATTACGAATGATTCAGCTTTAGGAAATGCCACATTTTCCAATCGTCAATTGGTTGCCGTTAATCTTTCTGCTGCCAAACACCGTATTATTGATAAGGAATTTAATGTAAGACAAACTTATTTTTTCGGTTCGACAACTGAAACAATGAAGTCGGATTCATCCTTCGAAAAGAATTTTTTTCCGAAAAGTTCTTTAACGCATACGTTTAGTATTGGAGATAAATCCATTGTGTATCAAGATAATTTCCCTGATTCTAATTTTTATAAAAATGCAATTGATACAAAAGAAACCTTGGATTCCGTACGTTTTTATCACATCGAAAACGAATTGGCGTGGAATACATGGAACAATAATTTCGATTTTACGGCGAAAATAAAAGATCAAATTATCGGCTTGAAACAAGGAACAGCGGATTCGCTCAATAAACATATCACAACAGATTCTGTTTTTTCCAATGTAATTGCAGGCGGAAATATTCTCTTTAAAAAATTATTTTTTGAAAACTCTTTTCTGGATGTTTCTGGAAATTATGATTTACTCGGAAATCGGAAAGGTGATTATTCTGGAAAAATAAGTTGGGGAATAATTCCGTTTGTGGATATTACTGCGTCTATTCAGCATCAAACGCCCGATTATATTTATGATTTATATGCTGGAAATAATTTCAACTGGAAAAATAATTTTCAAAAAACAGATTGTAAATCCATTACTATTGATCATTCTTATTTTAAAGAAAATGGAAAAACTCCTTTTATAATTGGTGTTTCTGCGGCACAATACACTCATTTTTGTTATTTCGATAATTATGCGCAACCAGAACAATATTCGGGAAACATCACTGTTTCTTCCGCCTATCTGAAAAAAGATTTCGTCTATAAAAGGTGGACTTTTTCCAACGACATGACCTATCAATATGTGCCAGATTCCTTGCCTTTGCGGCTTCCGAAATTTATCTCACAAAACGCTTTGTACTATTCCAGCAATTATAAAAAAATATTGTATTTTAGTTTGGGAGTAGATTTATTTTATACTTCTGCCTACAACGGAAGCGCGTATATGCCAGCTACCGGACAATTCTATTTGCAAAATACAAATAAGATTGGCGATTATCCATATCTGGATCTTTTCTTGAATGCGAAAATAAAAACGGTACGTATTTTTGTGAAATACCAACATGCCAATTCTGGTTTAACAGGATACAATTATTATACGGCGTATCATTATCCCATGCCCGATAATGCTATTAAATTTGGACTTTCCTGGCAGTTTGCAAACTAA